In Halobaculum magnesiiphilum, the following proteins share a genomic window:
- the glyA gene encoding serine hydroxymethyltransferase encodes MEYPAVRETDPAVADALEGEVRRQQDTLAMIASENHVSEAVLEAQGSALTNKYAEGYPGARYYAGCEYADEVEQLAIERAKELWGAEHVNVQPHSGTQANMAVYLATLDPSDKILSLELEHGGHLSHGHPANFTGQLFEVEQYGVDPETGYIDYEALAEQADEFDPDIIVSGYSAYPREVEWERIQTVADAVDAYHLADIAHITGLVAAGVHDSPVGVADFVTGSTHKTIRAGRGGIVMCGEEHADDVDAAVFPGGQGGPLMHNIAGKAVGFGEALEPEFGEYARRVVDNAEALADSFEDNGLEVVSGGTDTHLVLVDLRESHPDTSGGDAEEALADAGIVLNANTVPGETRSPFDPSGIRAGTPALTTRGFDEADCREVGDLIHRVVDNVGDESVIAEVRDRVDELTDAHPLYE; translated from the coding sequence ATGGAGTATCCCGCGGTACGCGAGACGGACCCGGCGGTCGCCGACGCGCTCGAGGGCGAGGTTCGCCGACAGCAGGACACGCTGGCGATGATCGCCTCCGAGAACCACGTCTCGGAGGCCGTCCTGGAGGCGCAGGGGAGCGCGCTCACGAACAAGTACGCGGAGGGCTACCCCGGCGCGCGCTACTACGCCGGCTGCGAGTACGCCGACGAGGTCGAGCAACTGGCCATCGAGCGCGCGAAGGAGCTGTGGGGCGCCGAGCACGTCAACGTCCAGCCGCACTCCGGCACGCAGGCGAACATGGCGGTGTACCTCGCCACGCTGGACCCCAGCGACAAGATCCTCTCGCTCGAACTCGAACACGGCGGGCACCTCAGCCACGGCCACCCCGCGAACTTCACCGGCCAGCTGTTCGAGGTCGAGCAGTACGGCGTCGACCCCGAGACGGGGTACATCGACTACGAGGCGCTCGCCGAGCAGGCCGACGAGTTCGACCCCGACATCATCGTCTCGGGCTACTCGGCGTACCCGCGGGAGGTCGAGTGGGAGCGCATCCAGACGGTCGCCGACGCGGTCGACGCGTACCACCTCGCGGACATCGCCCACATCACCGGGCTCGTCGCCGCGGGCGTCCACGACTCGCCCGTCGGCGTCGCCGACTTCGTCACCGGCTCGACCCACAAGACGATCCGCGCGGGCCGCGGCGGCATCGTCATGTGCGGCGAGGAGCATGCCGACGACGTCGACGCCGCGGTGTTCCCCGGCGGGCAGGGCGGCCCCCTGATGCACAACATCGCCGGCAAGGCCGTCGGCTTCGGCGAGGCGCTCGAACCCGAGTTCGGCGAGTACGCTCGGCGGGTCGTCGACAACGCCGAGGCGCTCGCCGACTCCTTCGAGGACAACGGGCTGGAGGTCGTCTCCGGCGGCACCGACACCCACCTCGTGCTCGTCGACCTGCGAGAGTCCCACCCGGACACCTCCGGCGGCGACGCCGAGGAGGCGCTCGCCGACGCCGGCATCGTCCTCAACGCGAACACGGTGCCCGGCGAGACGCGCTCGCCGTTCGACCCCTCGGGCATCCGCGCGGGCACTCCTGCGCTCACCACCCGCGGCTTCGACGAGGCCGACTGCCGCGAGGTCGGCGACCTCATCCACCGGGTCGTCGACAACGTCGGGGACGAGTCGGTGATCGCCGAGGTGCGCGATCGCG
- the tbsP gene encoding transcriptional regulator TbsP, translating into MTENVFERSMGAALETLFDRSAGELVIVDPNAAVIESLVDAGSDYDDELPTLNVLADGRMLKDVMDDFLVAGDAADLVDAGSMTLRELDGDADNTLVVGEDELYAVVSAGEHVAALAADDESFAADAYETYRDQWADAAAFNLRTPALSRVRETLDEDIGEAARADFDSVLASLETARGDGDGLDEVTISLLVAAKNDVLLYDISKWGEDVGIASKATFSRTKTRLEDLGLIDTEKVPIDVGRPRLRLKLGDDRLRDASSDELASVAHRLLN; encoded by the coding sequence ATGACCGAGAACGTATTCGAGCGATCGATGGGCGCCGCCCTCGAGACGCTCTTCGATCGATCGGCCGGCGAGCTCGTGATCGTCGACCCCAACGCCGCCGTGATCGAGTCGCTCGTCGACGCGGGATCCGACTACGACGACGAGCTTCCGACGCTGAACGTGCTCGCGGACGGCCGGATGCTCAAGGACGTGATGGACGACTTCCTCGTCGCCGGCGACGCCGCCGACCTGGTCGACGCCGGGTCGATGACGCTGCGCGAGCTCGACGGGGACGCGGACAATACGCTCGTCGTCGGCGAGGACGAGCTGTACGCCGTCGTCTCGGCGGGCGAGCACGTCGCCGCGCTCGCGGCCGACGACGAGTCGTTCGCCGCCGACGCCTACGAGACGTACCGCGACCAGTGGGCGGACGCGGCGGCGTTCAACCTCCGAACGCCGGCGCTCTCGCGCGTCCGCGAGACGCTGGACGAGGACATCGGCGAGGCGGCCCGCGCCGACTTCGACTCGGTGCTGGCGTCGCTGGAGACCGCCCGCGGCGACGGCGACGGCCTCGACGAGGTGACCATCTCGCTGCTCGTCGCCGCGAAGAACGACGTGCTGCTGTACGACATCAGCAAGTGGGGCGAGGACGTGGGCATCGCCTCGAAGGCGACGTTCTCGCGGACGAAGACCCGCCTGGAGGACCTGGGGCTCATCGACACCGAGAAGGTCCCCATCGACGTTGGGCGCCCCCGCCTGCGCCTGAAACTCGGCGACGACCGGCTGCGCGACGCCTCGAGCGACGAGCTGGCGAGCGTCGCCCACCGACTGCTGAACTGA
- a CDS encoding YcaO-like family protein gives MDIAIVGPDPAAEPLRGAFADIEANVMEVEAGLLDGFDFAVVVGTTGDDAFRTATRLVDDWVAVEIGGIGGRAIEGLDAAVTVFSAETGCYDCLRDRVRANVPSTDATPQGTRSAVRFAGALAGRRAIQHLSGDGVAGTVSEVDGPERTFLPSPGCDCGAAPTGFELRAPTEPVDLDDAVDRMDRAVDDRLGVVTDVGERESVPAPYYIARTTDTAAFADTRCTEFAAGVAADWDAAYAKAIGEGLERYCAGTYRASSFRSAPTTGVVDAVPVDRFVRPDDTETPDPEDHIPWIAGIDLATRESASLPAEFVVFPPPEERFAPAITTGLGLGNSTAEAVLSGLYETVERDASMLSWYSTFEPMGLSVDDEGFETLHKRARAEDLSVTTLLLTQDVDVPVVGVAVHRDAEADEWPQFAMGSAADLDAAAAARSALAEALQNWMELRAMGPEQANQEEGAIGSYADFPERVREFVSPEVTVPAEDVTDDEAAALDGVAEVEAVVDRLATAGLDAYATRLTTRDVAALSFEGVRVLVPEAQPLFTAEPFFGDRLETVSASMGFEPEPEKAYHPFP, from the coding sequence ATGGACATCGCAATCGTCGGTCCCGACCCCGCCGCCGAGCCGCTGCGGGGCGCCTTCGCCGACATCGAGGCGAACGTGATGGAGGTGGAGGCCGGCCTCCTGGACGGGTTCGACTTCGCGGTCGTCGTCGGCACGACCGGCGACGACGCCTTCCGCACCGCGACGCGGCTCGTCGACGACTGGGTCGCCGTCGAGATCGGGGGGATCGGCGGCCGCGCGATCGAGGGGCTCGACGCCGCGGTCACCGTCTTCTCCGCCGAGACCGGCTGTTACGACTGCCTGCGCGACCGCGTTCGCGCCAACGTCCCCTCGACGGACGCGACGCCGCAGGGCACCCGCAGCGCCGTCCGCTTCGCGGGGGCACTCGCGGGCCGGCGCGCCATCCAGCACCTCTCGGGGGACGGGGTCGCCGGCACCGTCTCTGAGGTCGACGGGCCCGAGCGGACGTTCCTCCCGTCGCCGGGGTGCGACTGCGGCGCCGCGCCGACGGGGTTCGAGCTTCGCGCGCCCACGGAGCCGGTCGACCTCGACGACGCCGTCGACCGGATGGACCGCGCGGTCGACGACCGACTCGGGGTCGTCACGGACGTGGGCGAGCGCGAGTCGGTGCCGGCGCCGTACTACATCGCGCGGACGACCGACACCGCGGCGTTCGCCGACACGCGCTGTACGGAGTTCGCCGCCGGCGTCGCCGCCGACTGGGACGCCGCGTACGCGAAGGCGATCGGGGAGGGGCTGGAACGCTACTGTGCGGGCACCTACCGCGCGTCGTCGTTCCGGTCGGCGCCCACGACGGGCGTCGTCGACGCCGTCCCGGTCGATCGGTTCGTTCGTCCCGACGATACGGAGACGCCCGACCCCGAGGATCACATCCCGTGGATCGCCGGGATCGATCTGGCGACCCGCGAGTCGGCGTCGCTGCCGGCGGAGTTCGTCGTGTTCCCGCCGCCCGAGGAGCGGTTCGCCCCGGCGATCACGACCGGGCTCGGGCTGGGGAACTCCACGGCCGAGGCGGTGCTGTCGGGGCTGTACGAGACCGTCGAGCGGGACGCCTCGATGCTGTCGTGGTACTCCACGTTCGAGCCGATGGGGCTGTCCGTCGACGACGAGGGGTTCGAGACGCTGCACAAGCGGGCGCGCGCCGAGGACCTCTCGGTGACGACGCTGCTGCTCACGCAGGACGTGGACGTGCCCGTCGTCGGGGTGGCCGTCCACCGCGACGCCGAGGCCGACGAGTGGCCGCAATTTGCGATGGGGTCGGCCGCGGACCTCGACGCCGCGGCCGCCGCCCGGAGCGCGCTCGCGGAGGCGCTGCAGAACTGGATGGAGCTGCGCGCGATGGGGCCCGAGCAGGCGAATCAGGAGGAGGGCGCCATCGGCTCGTACGCGGACTTCCCCGAGCGCGTCCGGGAGTTCGTCTCGCCCGAGGTGACGGTCCCCGCCGAGGACGTGACCGACGACGAGGCGGCGGCCCTCGACGGCGTCGCCGAGGTCGAGGCCGTCGTCGACCGCCTCGCGACCGCCGGGCTCGACGCCTACGCCACGCGCCTCACCACCCGCGACGTGGCGGCCCTCAGCTTCGAGGGCGTGCGCGTGCTCGTCCCCGAGGCGCAGCCGCTGTTCACCGCCGAGCCGTTCTTCGGCGACCGGCTGGAGACGGTCTCGGCGTCGATGGGGTTCGAGCCGGAGCCGGAGAAGGCGTATCATCCGTTCCCGTGA
- a CDS encoding bifunctional metallophosphatase/5'-nucleotidase, translated as MPRFVHYSDIENVYDDPERAGRLAGLITALDGPDAAVVGSGDDTAPGVAATVSKGRQAVDFFRAVGTDVETFGNHDFDFGTDATRAIVADSPQTWVSANVRDEDGEPFGAAEGVVPWTVEVVDGDRVGFLGVTDPSTDSLNPAAADMTFTDPYEAAREAIAAMDGDADAEAGTGPEDEGDSVDYVVAVSHLGGGDDELARVDGVDLVLGGHIHSERAEEVDGVLCTRPGVNGETVLEVTLDDDGASVTRHSPADAPVDEHLADGLRERIAAAGLDEVVGHVDEPIVRTDATVHGGECRLGNLVADAYRWAADADVGIQNAGGLRLGDDLAGDVTLADLLSVLPFEEPIVVVELTGAELRAAFAEMSASVVDFGEEDWWHGHLSGARVLWDDDREELVDARVDGEAIDPERLYRVATPEYLLHSDHEFPTIEERHRAGEHGIQHEVLGEYVREHGIAPEIEGRIRRVSGEDADVEDAAHAGDAADATGTGADAASADTPSESGDPGDASASGRVDDE; from the coding sequence ATGCCCCGGTTCGTCCACTACTCCGACATCGAGAACGTCTACGACGACCCCGAACGGGCGGGTCGCCTCGCCGGCCTGATCACCGCCCTCGACGGCCCGGACGCCGCCGTCGTCGGGTCCGGCGACGACACCGCCCCCGGCGTCGCGGCGACGGTCTCGAAGGGGCGCCAGGCGGTCGACTTCTTCCGCGCCGTCGGCACCGACGTGGAGACGTTCGGTAACCACGACTTCGACTTCGGCACCGACGCGACCCGCGCCATCGTCGCTGACTCCCCCCAGACGTGGGTGTCGGCGAACGTCCGCGACGAGGACGGCGAGCCGTTCGGCGCGGCCGAGGGCGTCGTCCCGTGGACGGTCGAGGTCGTCGACGGCGACCGCGTCGGGTTCCTCGGCGTCACCGACCCGAGCACGGACTCGCTGAACCCCGCGGCCGCCGACATGACGTTCACTGACCCCTACGAGGCCGCCCGGGAGGCGATCGCGGCGATGGACGGCGACGCCGACGCCGAAGCCGGAACCGGCCCCGAGGACGAGGGCGACAGTGTCGACTACGTCGTCGCCGTCTCCCATCTCGGCGGCGGCGACGACGAACTCGCGCGCGTCGACGGCGTCGACCTCGTGCTCGGCGGCCACATCCACAGCGAGCGCGCCGAGGAGGTCGACGGCGTCCTGTGCACCCGCCCGGGCGTCAACGGCGAGACGGTGCTGGAGGTGACGCTGGACGACGACGGCGCGAGCGTGACGCGCCACAGCCCCGCCGACGCACCGGTCGACGAGCACCTCGCCGACGGACTCCGCGAGCGCATCGCGGCCGCCGGCCTCGACGAGGTCGTCGGCCACGTGGACGAGCCGATCGTCCGCACCGACGCGACGGTCCACGGCGGCGAGTGCCGCCTCGGTAACCTCGTCGCCGACGCCTACCGGTGGGCCGCCGACGCCGACGTGGGGATCCAAAACGCCGGCGGGCTCCGGCTGGGCGACGACCTCGCGGGCGACGTGACGCTCGCGGACCTGCTGTCGGTGCTGCCGTTCGAGGAGCCGATCGTCGTCGTCGAGCTCACGGGCGCGGAGCTTCGTGCTGCGTTCGCGGAGATGTCCGCCTCCGTCGTCGACTTCGGCGAGGAGGACTGGTGGCACGGCCACCTCAGCGGCGCGCGCGTCCTCTGGGACGACGACCGCGAGGAACTCGTCGACGCGCGCGTCGACGGCGAGGCGATCGACCCGGAGCGGCTCTACCGCGTCGCGACGCCGGAGTACCTCCTGCACTCGGATCACGAGTTCCCGACGATCGAGGAGCGCCACCGCGCCGGCGAGCACGGGATCCAACACGAGGTGCTCGGCGAGTACGTGCGCGAGCACGGGATCGCCCCCGAGATCGAGGGTCGGATCCGGCGCGTGTCGGGCGAGGACGCGGATGTCGAGGACGCGGCGCACGCGGGGGATGCCGCGGACGCCACGGGGACCGGGGCCGACGCCGCATCCGCCGACACCCCGAGCGAGTCGGGCGATCCGGGCGACGCGTCGGCGTCCGGCCGCGTCGACGACGAGTGA
- a CDS encoding universal stress protein — MTLVVVPVRYPLSKHSKATLSEAIRIAEERDAELTILHVDLYQEGREVTRTQLKRAVEREFGRLPTVRYVIRRGFLVEETILDEVAAEEADVVVIGAKQASRWRRTIRKLFSDPDIETFLKGKLDATVITVRANGESTELAPANSGRGDP; from the coding sequence ATGACGTTGGTCGTCGTACCGGTTCGATACCCGCTCTCGAAACACTCCAAGGCGACGCTGTCCGAGGCGATCCGGATCGCCGAGGAGCGCGACGCCGAGTTGACTATCCTCCACGTGGACCTGTATCAGGAGGGCCGGGAAGTGACCCGGACGCAGCTCAAACGCGCGGTCGAGCGCGAGTTCGGCCGGCTCCCCACCGTTCGCTATGTCATCCGCCGGGGGTTCCTCGTGGAGGAGACCATCCTCGACGAGGTCGCCGCCGAGGAGGCCGACGTGGTCGTCATCGGCGCCAAGCAGGCGAGCCGCTGGCGGCGGACCATCCGGAAGCTGTTCTCCGATCCCGACATCGAGACGTTCCTGAAGGGGAAGCTCGACGCGACGGTGATCACGGTCCGCGCGAACGGGGAGTCGACGGAGCTCGCGCCCGCGAACAGTGGCCGCGGCGACCCGTGA
- a CDS encoding biotin--[acetyl-CoA-carboxylase] ligase has protein sequence MTGDDDRNGGAGDTDTGVPATRRALLDALGDGPVTGPALADRLGVSRAAVWNHVEALREAGVAVESAADGYVVTDVSGYSGEAIAYGLDAPFDVEYHDAVGSTNDRARELAAAGADDVAVVADEQTASRGRLDREWVSPPGGVWLSVVCRPEVPPAHAPAYTLAMAVAVTRACRETGVDARIKWPNDVLVGDDGGTGAESTERGGRKLCGILTEMEGEADRVSWLVVGVGLNANVDPADLPASADATSLLAERGGPVDRRVLVQRILEGFDDLRGDLRGAVSAWEEYADTVGRRVRVETPGGVVEGEAVGIEFPGALVVETDEGTVRVTAGDCEHLRPADR, from the coding sequence GTGACGGGCGACGACGACCGGAACGGCGGCGCCGGGGACACCGACACCGGCGTTCCCGCGACCCGCCGAGCCCTCCTGGATGCGCTCGGGGACGGACCGGTGACCGGGCCGGCGCTGGCCGACCGCCTCGGCGTGTCGCGCGCGGCAGTCTGGAACCACGTCGAGGCGCTGCGCGAGGCCGGCGTCGCCGTCGAGAGCGCCGCCGACGGCTACGTCGTGACCGACGTGTCCGGGTACTCCGGCGAGGCGATCGCCTACGGCCTCGACGCGCCGTTCGACGTGGAGTACCACGACGCCGTCGGTTCGACGAACGACCGCGCCCGCGAACTCGCGGCCGCGGGCGCGGACGATGTCGCGGTCGTTGCCGACGAGCAGACCGCCTCGCGCGGCCGGCTCGACCGCGAGTGGGTGTCGCCGCCGGGCGGCGTCTGGCTGTCGGTCGTGTGCCGCCCCGAGGTCCCCCCCGCCCACGCCCCGGCGTACACGCTCGCGATGGCCGTCGCGGTGACGCGCGCCTGTCGCGAGACGGGTGTCGACGCGCGGATCAAGTGGCCCAACGACGTGCTCGTCGGCGACGACGGGGGGACCGGGGCGGAGTCGACCGAGCGCGGCGGCCGGAAGCTGTGCGGCATCCTCACCGAGATGGAGGGGGAGGCCGACCGCGTCTCCTGGCTCGTCGTCGGCGTCGGCCTCAACGCGAACGTCGACCCCGCGGACCTGCCGGCGTCCGCCGACGCGACGAGTCTCCTGGCCGAGCGCGGCGGGCCGGTCGACCGGCGCGTGCTCGTCCAGCGGATCCTGGAGGGGTTCGACGACCTCCGCGGCGACCTCCGCGGGGCCGTGTCGGCCTGGGAGGAGTATGCCGACACCGTGGGCCGACGCGTCCGCGTCGAGACCCCCGGCGGCGTCGTGGAGGGCGAGGCCGTCGGGATCGAGTTCCCCGGCGCGCTCGTCGTCGAGACCGACGAGGGGACCGTCCGGGTGACCGCGGGCGACTGCGAGCACCTGCGGCCGGCCGACCGCTGA
- a CDS encoding universal stress protein, with protein sequence MGMYDRILVPTDGSDGVERAVRHAVDLAVQHGATVHALYVVNSASYAGMPMESSWEGIDEMLRGDAEDAVSLVEALGDDYEVPVETAVIDGSPSREIVRYAEDNGCDLIVMGTHGRGGIDRLLLGSVAEKVVRSSSVPVLTVRVADAT encoded by the coding sequence ATGGGGATGTACGACCGGATCCTCGTTCCGACCGACGGCTCCGACGGCGTCGAGCGCGCGGTCCGCCACGCCGTCGACCTGGCGGTCCAGCACGGGGCGACCGTCCACGCGCTGTACGTCGTCAACTCGGCGTCGTACGCCGGGATGCCGATGGAGTCGAGCTGGGAGGGGATCGACGAGATGCTCCGGGGCGACGCCGAGGACGCGGTGTCGCTGGTCGAGGCGCTCGGCGACGACTACGAGGTCCCGGTCGAGACGGCGGTGATCGACGGCTCGCCGAGCCGGGAGATCGTCCGCTACGCCGAGGACAACGGCTGCGACCTGATCGTGATGGGGACGCACGGCCGCGGCGGCATCGACCGACTGCTGCTGGGCAGCGTCGCCGAGAAGGTCGTCCGGTCCTCGAGCGTGCCGGTACTCACGGTTCGGGTCGCGGACGCGACGTAA
- a CDS encoding elongation factor 1-beta, with the protein MGKVAAKMKVMPQSPDIDLDELQQKLEESLPQGAEIRNVERDDVAFGLVALLPMVVVPDDAGGTEAVEESFSDVEGVESVSVEEVGRL; encoded by the coding sequence ATGGGGAAGGTCGCCGCGAAGATGAAGGTCATGCCGCAGAGCCCCGACATTGACCTCGACGAGCTCCAGCAGAAGCTGGAGGAGTCGCTCCCACAGGGCGCGGAGATCCGCAACGTCGAGCGCGACGACGTCGCGTTCGGCCTCGTCGCCCTTCTGCCGATGGTCGTCGTCCCCGACGACGCCGGCGGCACCGAGGCCGTCGAGGAGTCGTTCTCCGACGTCGAGGGCGTCGAGAGCGTGAGCGTCGAGGAAGTCGGCCGCCTGTAA
- a CDS encoding HVO_2753 family zinc finger protein, with the protein MSQSESEQRSERRCVSCGINVAGTAAATFKCPDCGTQISRCAKCRKQSNLFECPDCGFRGP; encoded by the coding sequence ATGAGCCAGTCAGAGTCCGAGCAGCGTTCCGAGCGACGCTGCGTCTCCTGTGGCATCAACGTCGCGGGGACGGCCGCGGCGACGTTCAAGTGCCCCGACTGTGGCACGCAGATCAGTCGCTGCGCGAAGTGCCGCAAGCAGAGCAACCTCTTCGAGTGTCCCGACTGCGGGTTCCGGGGGCCGTAA
- a CDS encoding tripartite tricarboxylate transporter permease, giving the protein MFPLPAVVPPAGVLAVAPPAGTVLLAYTLAGCALGCCSGLVPGLHANNFAFLLAAAAPALDAPPVPLGCAMVAAGVVHTFLDIVPSLALGLPDAAMAAAALPGHRLVAEGRGREAMRLSAVGSGVALALALPAAAVVTAGMRVAYPYLRAWLPVVLAGVALLLVLTESSNRCRLAGALSFALATALGLVTLDAPTDPLVAAGGVLAPLFAGLFGVPVLVDALGGAGVPSQADARLGLSGRELTGAAAAGTGGGAAVGYLPGVSAGVAAVLALPATAGRDPAREYVVATSGANTATAVFALFAYWSFDATRSGVFVALDGAGVPAALPALLSAVVVAGAVGTVAVVLVGDAALRVVGGLPHAPLVAGVIVGLALLSLAFAGPLGVAVLVAAAAVGFVPVRLGCRRVHLMGVLLGPLVIA; this is encoded by the coding sequence GTGTTCCCGCTTCCCGCCGTCGTCCCGCCCGCCGGAGTTCTCGCCGTCGCCCCACCCGCCGGCACCGTTCTGCTCGCGTACACGCTCGCGGGCTGTGCGCTCGGCTGCTGCAGCGGACTGGTCCCCGGGCTGCACGCGAACAACTTCGCGTTCCTCCTGGCGGCCGCCGCGCCGGCGCTGGACGCCCCGCCGGTCCCGCTCGGCTGTGCGATGGTGGCCGCCGGCGTCGTCCACACGTTCCTCGACATCGTGCCGTCGCTGGCGTTGGGCCTCCCCGACGCCGCGATGGCGGCCGCGGCGCTCCCCGGCCATCGGTTGGTCGCGGAGGGGCGCGGGCGCGAGGCGATGCGTCTCTCGGCGGTCGGGTCCGGGGTGGCGCTCGCACTGGCGCTCCCCGCCGCGGCCGTCGTCACCGCGGGGATGCGCGTCGCGTATCCGTATCTACGCGCGTGGCTGCCGGTCGTGCTCGCAGGGGTGGCGCTACTGCTCGTGCTCACCGAGTCGAGCAACCGCTGTCGGCTCGCCGGCGCGCTCTCGTTCGCGCTCGCGACGGCGCTTGGACTGGTCACGCTCGATGCGCCGACGGACCCGCTCGTCGCCGCCGGCGGGGTCCTCGCCCCGCTGTTCGCCGGGCTGTTCGGCGTGCCGGTGCTGGTCGACGCGCTCGGCGGCGCCGGCGTCCCGTCGCAGGCCGACGCCCGCCTGGGGCTGTCCGGTCGCGAGCTGACGGGTGCGGCCGCCGCCGGCACCGGCGGCGGCGCCGCGGTCGGGTACCTCCCCGGCGTCTCCGCGGGCGTGGCGGCCGTGCTGGCGCTGCCGGCCACCGCCGGCCGCGACCCGGCGCGGGAGTACGTCGTCGCGACCAGCGGGGCGAACACGGCGACCGCGGTGTTCGCGCTGTTCGCGTACTGGTCGTTCGACGCGACGCGCTCGGGCGTGTTCGTCGCCCTCGACGGGGCGGGCGTCCCGGCCGCGCTCCCGGCGCTGCTCTCGGCGGTGGTGGTCGCGGGGGCGGTCGGAACCGTCGCGGTCGTGCTGGTCGGCGACGCCGCGCTCCGCGTCGTCGGCGGACTCCCGCACGCCCCGCTGGTCGCGGGAGTGATCGTCGGGCTGGCGCTGCTGTCGCTCGCGTTCGCCGGCCCGCTCGGGGTGGCCGTGCTCGTCGCCGCGGCCGCGGTCGGCTTCGTCCCCGTCCGGCTCGGCTGCCGACGGGTCCACCTGATGGGCGTGTTGCTCGGGCCGCTCGTGATCGCGTGA
- the rpl12p gene encoding 50S ribosomal protein P1, translating into MEYVYAALILSETGEEINEDNVTAVLEAAGVDVEESRVKALVAALEDVDIEEAIETAAAAPAAGASAGAAGGSADEAEADDGDDEAEEEAADEAAADDDDEDDDEGSGEGLGELFG; encoded by the coding sequence ATGGAATACGTTTACGCTGCACTCATCCTGAGCGAGACGGGCGAGGAGATCAACGAGGACAACGTCACGGCGGTGCTGGAAGCCGCCGGCGTCGACGTCGAGGAATCCCGCGTGAAGGCCCTCGTGGCCGCGCTGGAGGACGTCGACATCGAGGAGGCCATCGAGACGGCCGCCGCCGCGCCCGCCGCGGGCGCCTCGGCCGGCGCCGCCGGCGGCTCCGCCGACGAGGCGGAGGCCGACGACGGCGACGACGAGGCCGAGGAGGAGGCCGCCGACGAGGCCGCCGCTGACGACGACGACGAGGACGACGACGAGGGCTCGGGCGAGGGCCTGGGCGAGCTCTTCGGCTGA
- a CDS encoding 50S ribosomal protein L10, whose amino-acid sequence MSAAEERKTETIPEWKRQEVAELTDFVDSYDAVGVVDLTGIPSRQLQDMRRDLHGRAELRMSRNTLIERALDEVDEGVEDLGQFVSGHVGLIGTDDNPFGLYKQLEASKTSAPIGAGEVAPNDVVIPEGDTGVDPGPFVGELQQVGADARIDGGSIKVMSDSHVLDAGEAVSDELANVLGELGIEPKEVGLDLRAVFADGVLFEPDELAIDVDEYRADVQSAAAAARNLSVNAAYPTARTAGTLLGKAAGEAKSVGLFAAIEDEELMPDLVSRADAQLRSLAAAIDDDEALPEELRGVEAPAPEPAAEAEEETDESSDDEDTEAEPDDADDDDDDGDGAEGLGAMFG is encoded by the coding sequence ATGAGCGCCGCAGAGGAGCGCAAGACCGAGACCATTCCGGAGTGGAAGCGCCAGGAGGTCGCCGAGCTGACCGACTTCGTCGACTCGTACGACGCCGTCGGCGTCGTCGACCTCACGGGCATCCCGAGCCGGCAGCTCCAGGACATGCGCCGCGACCTGCACGGGCGGGCCGAGCTGCGGATGTCCCGCAACACCCTCATCGAGCGCGCGCTCGACGAGGTGGACGAGGGCGTCGAGGACCTGGGACAGTTCGTCTCCGGTCACGTCGGCCTCATCGGGACGGACGACAACCCCTTCGGGCTGTACAAGCAGCTCGAGGCGTCGAAGACGTCCGCGCCCATCGGCGCGGGCGAGGTCGCCCCGAACGACGTCGTCATCCCCGAGGGTGACACGGGGGTCGACCCCGGTCCGTTCGTCGGCGAGCTGCAGCAGGTGGGCGCGGACGCCCGGATCGACGGCGGGTCGATCAAGGTCATGTCCGACTCGCACGTGCTCGACGCCGGCGAGGCGGTGTCGGACGAACTCGCCAACGTGCTCGGCGAGCTCGGCATCGAGCCGAAGGAAGTCGGGCTGGACCTGCGCGCCGTCTTCGCCGACGGCGTGCTGTTCGAGCCGGACGAGCTCGCCATCGACGTGGACGAGTACCGCGCGGACGTCCAGTCCGCCGCGGCGGCGGCGCGGAACCTCTCGGTCAACGCCGCCTACCCGACCGCCCGCACCGCGGGCACCCTGCTCGGCAAGGCCGCCGGCGAGGCGAAGTCCGTCGGCCTGTTCGCGGCCATCGAGGACGAGGAACTCATGCCCGACCTCGTGAGCCGCGCCGACGCGCAGCTGCGCTCGCTCGCGGCCGCCATCGACGACGACGAGGCGCTCCCCGAGGAGCTCCGCGGCGTCGAGGCGCCCGCGCCCGAGCCGGCCGCCGAGGCCGAGGAGGAGACTGACGAATCGAGCGACGACGAGGACACGGAAGCCGAGCCCGACGACGCCGACGACGATGACGACGACGGCGACGGAGCGGAGGGCCTCGGCGCGATGTTCGGATAA